The window AAAAATAGTACAAGCAAGAGACTTCCAAACAGCAGGCTGGCTAAAATAATGATGACTTTATGTTTATGCATGATGATTCTACACCTGCCAAAATGTATTCTATATTTCTATCTTTATCTTATCATTTATGGGATTATGACGATAGGTAGAATAATATCTAAAGCTATCTTTTTTACAAGAGATATGGATTTAATATCATTATATAAAGGTCCGATATAAAAAATGTGTGCTTTTTTGACATTTGTAAAGAATAGGTGTCAAAAAACGATTGCTAGGTGGTTCATAAGGAAAAAGCGTACAGCCAATGAGACTGAACGCTCCCGCAATTACTCAAGGCTGATACAATATAAAATGGCTTTTGATTTAGCGACAAGCTCTTGTTTATCGTTATAAATGGAACACTCCGTATGAATTAAGGTTCTGCCCTGTTTTTCAATATGGGCATGTGCAATCAAATAGGTGCCAGTAGCCGGTTTGAAAAAGGAAACATTTAAATCGACAGTTAATGCTTGTTGGATTCCATCTTCATTAGCTGGGATTAAATTGGTCATGGCGACATCTGCCAAGGAAGAAATAACACCTCCATGAACAACCCCTGCACTATTAATAAATAAATCCTTAATCAATAATCGCAATTCCAAATTGTCTTCATCAATCTTTTTGTATTCAACACCTAAAAATTCATCCAATGGCTGCTTTATGAACATACATTCACCCCGGTAATTATAAATAACATTTTGAATATTATAACATAGTTTTATATCGCAACAGATAGTAGAATGTCAACCTTTGATGAGTATTAGGTACAGATTATTGCTATTACTATCCTGTATATATCTACTTAACTGTGATTATCTTTTATTTCCCCTAGGAATATTTTATAATGAGGTCAGTAAAGGACTGTTTTTCAAATACTACGTCAGGAAAATGGGTGCAAAAGGAGGTCATGTTTTGATCGTTTATGCTTTAGTAGGAAAAAGCGGTACCGGTAAAAGCACAAGTGTTTTGCAATATTGCCATGAACATAATATACCT of the Bacillus tuaregi genome contains:
- a CDS encoding PaaI family thioesterase, which encodes MFIKQPLDEFLGVEYKKIDEDNLELRLLIKDLFINSAGVVHGGVISSLADVAMTNLIPANEDGIQQALTVDLNVSFFKPATGTYLIAHAHIEKQGRTLIHTECSIYNDKQELVAKSKAILYCISLE